The following are from one region of the Prevotella communis genome:
- a CDS encoding TIM-barrel domain-containing protein, whose amino-acid sequence MRRKGLLFISFMMAALVSRAAIVDRMGHIVTIHPDGGQAKVIRLEVVNDRIIRVRATSKDDLPQKMQSLMIVPQQVPPKNSYTITETPESIEVIAKQVRAVVSKATGEVCFYDGLGKTLLLKESGNGKQFWDFTVPERELGLKGGVQPTEAQLHGLTWQMKFDSPDDEAFYGLGQHQSEEFNMKGRNEDLFQYNTKVSVPFVVSNKNYGLLWDAYSYCRFGNPHDYLQLHRAFKLYDKQGREGHLTGTYTDRLGKSLVRGEDSIYYEYGTPAKSEIALKTDNGGIRNLPQGFNLAGAHVVYEGFIEPYATSLYQFILYYAGYIKVYIGGKEVVPERWRTAWNPNAYKFNVEMAKGVRQQLRIEWQPDGSESYCGLRVAEPRSQKERESLSIWCEMAQDMDYYFVTGHNLDEVISCYRTLTGKASLYPKWALGFWQSRERYKTQEELVSTLAEFRKRQIPIDNIVQDWNYWPEDQWGSHEFESSRYPDPQQMLDSVHQMHGRFMISVWPKFYVNTANYKELNEKGWMYNQSPTDGIRDWVGAGYKNGFYDAYDPEARKVFWRQMDEKLYTGLGKKVDAWWMDASEPNVRDCTPMWYRKALCGPTALGTSTEYFNAYSLVNADAIYHGQRGVWKGKKDEPRVFLLTRSGFAGEQRYSTATWSGDIGTRWEDMRAQMTAGLNYSMSGIPFWGMDQGGFCVENRYVQAQQLYDRTGQENEDLKEWRELQTRWNQFGTFIPLFRSHGQWPLREIWNIAPDNHPAYQSFAFYDNLRYQLMPYLYSLAGWAHFKDYTLMRALIMDFNGDREVKDVGDQWMLGPALMACPVGYYKARNRSVYFPRQCGWYNLYTNEYIEGGQRLIVDAPYEQIPVFVRAGAIIPFGPKMQWSDEKAAQLINLYVYAGQDGHFQLYEDEGTNYNYEKGLFSTIDIHYDDATHSVTIGARKGQFSGMLKTRRFNIVLITPDAPQNLNLENPSGRLVEYKGKEVTVEL is encoded by the coding sequence ATGAGACGAAAAGGCCTTTTGTTTATATCCTTCATGATGGCAGCTCTAGTAAGTAGGGCTGCCATTGTGGATAGAATGGGTCATATTGTTACCATTCATCCAGACGGCGGACAGGCGAAGGTGATTCGCCTTGAGGTTGTCAATGACCGTATTATTCGTGTGCGAGCTACTTCCAAGGATGACTTACCTCAGAAGATGCAGAGTCTTATGATAGTACCCCAGCAGGTACCTCCTAAGAACAGCTATACCATCACGGAAACTCCAGAAAGCATCGAGGTTATTGCCAAACAGGTACGTGCCGTGGTCAGCAAGGCTACAGGTGAGGTGTGCTTCTATGATGGCCTGGGAAAGACACTCCTGCTGAAAGAGAGTGGCAACGGAAAACAGTTCTGGGACTTCACTGTGCCCGAGCGTGAACTGGGTCTTAAAGGCGGTGTACAGCCCACGGAGGCTCAGCTGCATGGTCTTACGTGGCAGATGAAGTTCGATTCTCCTGACGATGAGGCTTTCTATGGCTTGGGGCAACACCAGTCAGAGGAATTTAATATGAAAGGCCGTAATGAGGATCTCTTCCAGTATAACACGAAGGTTTCCGTACCTTTCGTGGTCTCTAATAAGAACTACGGTTTGTTGTGGGATGCCTACAGCTATTGCCGTTTTGGTAATCCCCATGATTACCTGCAACTGCACCGTGCTTTCAAACTCTATGACAAGCAGGGTAGGGAAGGCCATCTCACTGGCACCTATACCGACCGCCTTGGCAAGTCGTTGGTACGTGGCGAGGACTCTATCTATTATGAATATGGTACGCCGGCAAAGTCTGAGATAGCTCTGAAAACCGATAATGGTGGTATCAGGAATCTGCCTCAGGGCTTTAATCTGGCTGGTGCTCATGTGGTGTACGAGGGTTTCATTGAACCCTACGCCACATCACTGTATCAGTTCATCCTTTATTATGCCGGCTATATCAAGGTGTATATAGGTGGAAAAGAGGTGGTGCCTGAACGTTGGCGAACAGCATGGAATCCCAATGCCTATAAATTTAATGTGGAAATGGCCAAAGGTGTGCGACAGCAGTTGCGCATTGAGTGGCAGCCCGACGGCAGCGAGTCGTATTGCGGCTTGCGAGTAGCCGAACCACGTAGTCAAAAGGAGCGTGAGTCGCTGTCTATCTGGTGTGAGATGGCTCAGGACATGGATTATTATTTCGTGACAGGCCATAATCTTGACGAGGTCATCTCCTGTTACCGCACCTTGACGGGTAAGGCCTCTCTTTATCCTAAGTGGGCACTGGGTTTCTGGCAGAGTCGGGAGCGTTACAAGACGCAAGAAGAACTGGTCTCTACGCTGGCTGAGTTCCGCAAGCGCCAGATACCGATTGATAATATAGTGCAGGACTGGAACTACTGGCCTGAGGACCAGTGGGGCAGTCACGAGTTCGAGTCTTCGCGCTATCCTGATCCGCAACAGATGCTTGACAGCGTGCATCAGATGCATGGTCGCTTTATGATTTCCGTATGGCCAAAGTTCTATGTGAATACAGCCAACTACAAGGAACTAAACGAAAAAGGGTGGATGTATAACCAGTCGCCCACGGATGGTATCCGCGACTGGGTAGGGGCTGGTTATAAGAACGGCTTCTATGATGCCTACGACCCAGAGGCCCGTAAGGTCTTCTGGCGCCAGATGGATGAGAAACTTTATACTGGGCTTGGCAAAAAGGTCGATGCCTGGTGGATGGACGCTAGTGAGCCCAACGTGCGCGACTGCACCCCTATGTGGTATCGTAAGGCGCTCTGTGGTCCTACGGCCCTTGGCACGTCTACTGAGTACTTCAATGCTTATTCATTGGTCAATGCTGATGCCATCTATCATGGTCAGCGAGGCGTGTGGAAGGGTAAGAAGGACGAGCCCCGTGTGTTTTTGTTGACCCGTAGCGGTTTCGCAGGCGAACAACGTTATTCCACGGCAACTTGGAGTGGTGACATCGGCACCCGTTGGGAGGATATGCGAGCACAGATGACGGCTGGACTGAATTACTCCATGTCTGGCATTCCCTTCTGGGGCATGGATCAGGGCGGCTTCTGTGTGGAGAACCGTTACGTGCAGGCCCAACAGCTCTATGACCGTACGGGGCAGGAGAATGAAGACCTGAAAGAATGGCGTGAGTTGCAGACACGCTGGAACCAGTTTGGTACCTTCATCCCACTCTTCCGCAGTCATGGTCAGTGGCCTCTGCGCGAGATATGGAACATCGCACCCGATAATCATCCGGCCTACCAATCGTTTGCCTTCTATGATAACCTGCGCTACCAGCTGATGCCTTATCTCTACTCGCTGGCAGGATGGGCACATTTCAAAGATTACACCCTGATGCGTGCGCTCATCATGGACTTTAACGGCGACCGTGAGGTTAAGGATGTCGGTGACCAGTGGATGCTTGGTCCGGCTCTGATGGCTTGTCCCGTAGGCTATTATAAGGCCCGTAATCGCAGCGTCTATTTCCCCAGACAGTGTGGCTGGTATAACCTCTATACCAATGAGTATATAGAGGGCGGACAGCGTCTGATTGTGGATGCGCCCTACGAGCAGATTCCGGTCTTTGTGCGTGCAGGTGCTATCATTCCCTTCGGTCCTAAGATGCAATGGAGCGACGAGAAGGCTGCACAGCTTATCAACCTCTATGTCTATGCAGGTCAGGATGGACATTTCCAGCTTTATGAGGACGAGGGCACAAACTATAACTATGAGAAGGGACTGTTCTCAACGATAGATATTCATTATGATGATGCGACTCATAGCGTGACCATCGGAGCCCGCAAGGGACAGTTCTCGGGTATGCTGAAAACCCGCCGTTTCAATATTGTCCTGATAACGCCCGATGCGCCTCAGAACCTGAACTTAGAAAACCCCAGTGGACGATTGGTGGAGTATAAGGGAAAAGAGGTGACTGTTGAACTGTAA
- a CDS encoding DUF4923 family protein, with protein sequence MKKIFLFAAVAALLMTSCGTNGSLSQVGSAVLTDVLTSGQTGATTTTNTGNTVNTVLQSVLGMTGTKVSKQSLIGTWKYSQPGCAFTSEKLLAQAGGEIVASNVKTKLQPTYQKVGINASNTQVTFNQDGTFSAKIAGKAWSGTYKYDENTCKITMSGLLLNVNCYAKLNTNGIGLLFEGKKLLTLIQTMSALSGNNNTTIKTIGNVASSYNGLRVGFDMTK encoded by the coding sequence ATGAAAAAGATTTTCTTATTTGCAGCAGTTGCTGCGCTGCTGATGACAAGTTGTGGTACTAACGGTTCTCTGAGCCAGGTGGGTTCTGCCGTGCTGACGGATGTGCTGACCAGTGGACAGACGGGCGCAACGACGACAACTAACACTGGAAATACCGTAAATACGGTGCTTCAGAGCGTATTGGGTATGACAGGCACCAAGGTGTCAAAGCAGAGTCTGATTGGTACTTGGAAATATAGTCAGCCTGGTTGCGCGTTTACCAGCGAGAAACTGCTGGCTCAGGCTGGTGGCGAAATCGTGGCTTCAAATGTGAAGACAAAGTTGCAGCCTACTTATCAGAAGGTGGGCATCAATGCATCTAATACGCAGGTGACCTTCAATCAGGATGGAACTTTCTCTGCAAAGATTGCCGGAAAAGCCTGGAGCGGTACCTATAAGTATGATGAGAATACCTGCAAGATTACCATGTCTGGCCTGTTGCTGAATGTCAACTGCTACGCTAAGCTCAATACCAACGGTATTGGTTTGCTCTTCGAAGGTAAGAAGTTGCTAACACTGATACAGACCATGTCGGCTCTCAGTGGTAATAATAATACGACAATCAAGACGATTGGTAATGTGGCTTCTAGCTACAATGGTCTGCGTGTGGGCTTTGATATGACCAAGTAA
- a CDS encoding MFS transporter, whose amino-acid sequence MNQETKGFYKLSWLQRIGFGSGDLAQNLIFQTVACYLMIYLTTVLKLNPAFVSGLILTVRLIDCFWSPVVGRYIDNNNPKLGKYRSYLLYGGIPLTAAACLLMLPQAAEWSMSMKIVYATVSYTVLSMIYSVVNIPYGSIMASMTRDNDEVLILTSTRMVCANIGQIVVQAGFPIGLAMCVHEAIDWNQATFMAIGTIPAFVILPLLPTLKRWLGKKGLYYTLLAIGLVGFSILFTIGKFFDVAELNTLVQVAKVMTGVGLLVGSLMWALVPEVITEAEYRTGNRPAATVNALAGVAFKAGFSIAGWITPLVMGWIGFNFASEESALPVAPSAWFIVTCVFALVGFVLLMLCFMGSKENITTTPEKPVTFGEMWQEFKANKCLQLVLSIFVVVFLASFISAPVNAYYTKLANYSAIAQNAILVFTCIIPAILLVVVGCLIYKYPLTDERLDEINKEIEARNNK is encoded by the coding sequence ATGAACCAAGAAACAAAAGGCTTCTACAAGCTTTCATGGCTCCAGCGCATCGGCTTCGGCTCTGGTGACCTGGCGCAGAATCTGATTTTCCAGACGGTAGCATGCTACCTTATGATTTACCTGACTACAGTTCTGAAACTGAACCCTGCTTTTGTCAGCGGCCTGATTCTCACCGTCAGACTCATTGACTGTTTCTGGAGTCCTGTAGTCGGTCGTTATATCGACAACAACAATCCTAAGCTTGGCAAGTATCGTTCTTACCTGCTCTATGGCGGTATCCCCCTTACGGCTGCTGCCTGTCTGCTGATGCTTCCCCAGGCTGCAGAATGGTCAATGAGCATGAAGATTGTGTATGCCACTGTGAGCTACACCGTACTGAGCATGATCTATTCAGTTGTCAACATCCCTTACGGCTCTATCATGGCCAGTATGACGCGCGACAACGACGAGGTGCTCATTCTGACTTCTACACGAATGGTATGTGCCAATATCGGTCAGATTGTAGTACAGGCAGGTTTCCCCATCGGACTGGCAATGTGCGTGCACGAGGCTATCGACTGGAACCAGGCCACCTTCATGGCTATCGGCACTATTCCTGCCTTTGTCATCCTGCCCTTGCTGCCCACGCTGAAGAGATGGCTGGGTAAGAAAGGTCTTTACTACACACTGCTTGCCATCGGTCTTGTAGGATTTTCCATCCTGTTCACCATCGGTAAGTTCTTTGATGTTGCAGAGCTCAACACACTGGTACAGGTTGCCAAGGTGATGACTGGCGTAGGACTGCTGGTTGGTTCACTGATGTGGGCTTTGGTGCCTGAAGTTATCACCGAAGCAGAATATCGTACAGGCAACAGACCGGCTGCCACGGTGAACGCTCTGGCTGGCGTTGCTTTCAAGGCCGGTTTCTCTATCGCCGGTTGGATCACGCCTCTGGTAATGGGCTGGATTGGCTTCAACTTTGCCAGCGAAGAATCAGCTCTGCCTGTTGCTCCCAGCGCCTGGTTTATTGTCACCTGCGTATTCGCCCTTGTAGGCTTTGTTCTTCTGATGCTTTGCTTCATGGGTAGCAAGGAGAATATCACCACAACACCAGAGAAGCCCGTGACCTTCGGCGAGATGTGGCAGGAATTTAAGGCCAACAAGTGCCTGCAGCTGGTATTAAGCATCTTCGTCGTAGTATTCCTGGCATCTTTCATCAGCGCGCCGGTAAATGCATACTACACCAAATTGGCCAACTATTCTGCCATCGCACAGAATGCCATCCTGGTATTTACCTGTATCATTCCCGCCATTCTCCTTGTCGTAGTAGGATGCCTTATCTACAAGTATCCTCTCACAGATGAGAGACTTGACGAGATCAATAAGGAAATTGAAGCACGTAACAATAAATAA
- a CDS encoding sialate O-acetylesterase yields MRKASFLLIALLVSAVVGNAKVRLPQIFQSGMVLQRGTTVPVWGQADAGETVVVKLNKKTATAVADDNGKWRVNLPAMKAGGPYVMSIESKTNHTSHLSPLSSHIELSDVWLGDVWLCTGQSNMETTLERVSPQYPDELNDSNAMVRLFHVQYQTDTHGPSADLRPTSWKKLNRENAWRFSSIGYFLGKQLQREKGVAQGVIESAWGGTPIEAWIAADTLEKHFPLYYKQMQLYQNDEYVAAQQKAGAQAEQQWQIILNANDPGLRKYTELSYDDSDWTEVNQYRLSTKREWIGSLWLRQHVQIDAKHAGKKAQLLLGTLYDCDYTYINGKLVGNTGYQYPPRRYQVPEGLLREGDNVITVRFVNKSGMPYFVKEKPYKFVFGKDDEQPLGEQWLLREGAEMPRSIGMGVSLQNQPSTLFNGMIHPMAPFAVAGVVWYQGESNTGMRQAEEYAPMLRLLMANWRQAFERPQMPFVIVQLANYMAFVEHPQNTGWSRVREAQRVVATEDPYAELALTIDLGETVDIHPLRKKEVAQRIALDFERLVYGKKVQLAPKVLKAESQDGKVVLTLDQNMQPGAVKYFELADEKGVFCNVEATLSGSQIVITSPFAAPKAVRYAWKDNPLGVNAYGINGLPLSPFEIRLK; encoded by the coding sequence ATGAGAAAAGCAAGCTTTTTACTAATTGCACTTCTGGTAAGTGCTGTCGTGGGTAATGCCAAGGTGCGATTGCCACAGATATTTCAGTCGGGTATGGTACTTCAGCGTGGTACGACGGTACCTGTATGGGGACAGGCCGATGCTGGTGAGACCGTGGTGGTGAAACTGAATAAGAAGACCGCAACGGCTGTGGCCGATGACAATGGAAAATGGCGCGTAAACCTGCCTGCGATGAAGGCCGGCGGCCCTTATGTTATGAGTATAGAAAGTAAGACTAATCATACCTCTCATCTCTCACCTCTCAGTTCTCACATAGAATTATCCGATGTGTGGTTGGGCGATGTCTGGCTGTGTACTGGTCAGTCGAATATGGAGACCACGCTTGAACGTGTGTCACCCCAGTATCCTGACGAGTTGAATGACAGCAATGCCATGGTGCGCCTGTTTCATGTGCAGTACCAGACGGATACACATGGACCGAGTGCAGACCTGCGTCCTACATCATGGAAAAAGCTGAATCGTGAGAATGCCTGGCGCTTCTCGTCTATCGGCTATTTCCTTGGCAAACAACTGCAACGTGAGAAGGGTGTGGCTCAGGGTGTCATTGAGAGTGCCTGGGGTGGTACGCCTATCGAGGCATGGATTGCCGCCGATACCCTTGAAAAGCATTTTCCCCTGTATTACAAGCAGATGCAGCTTTATCAGAACGATGAGTATGTTGCTGCCCAACAGAAGGCTGGCGCGCAGGCAGAACAGCAATGGCAGATAATCCTGAATGCCAATGATCCCGGACTTCGGAAATATACGGAATTATCGTATGATGACTCGGACTGGACGGAGGTCAATCAATACCGTCTCTCTACTAAACGTGAATGGATTGGTTCCTTGTGGCTGCGCCAGCATGTTCAGATTGATGCTAAGCATGCAGGCAAGAAGGCACAGTTGCTTCTGGGAACACTCTATGATTGCGACTATACCTATATTAATGGAAAACTGGTTGGTAACACGGGCTATCAGTATCCGCCACGTCGCTATCAGGTACCTGAGGGACTGCTCCGTGAGGGCGATAATGTGATTACGGTGCGTTTCGTCAACAAGAGTGGCATGCCTTATTTCGTCAAGGAGAAGCCTTATAAGTTCGTCTTTGGCAAGGACGACGAGCAGCCTCTCGGTGAACAATGGCTGCTCCGCGAAGGTGCAGAGATGCCGCGCAGCATCGGTATGGGCGTCAGTCTGCAGAATCAGCCTTCAACCCTTTTCAATGGCATGATACATCCTATGGCTCCCTTTGCTGTTGCTGGTGTGGTATGGTATCAGGGTGAGTCTAACACTGGTATGCGTCAGGCTGAGGAGTATGCACCGATGTTGCGACTGCTGATGGCCAATTGGCGCCAGGCCTTCGAGCGTCCGCAGATGCCATTCGTTATCGTACAGTTGGCTAACTATATGGCATTTGTAGAGCATCCTCAGAACACGGGATGGTCGCGTGTGCGCGAGGCACAACGTGTCGTGGCGACAGAAGATCCTTACGCAGAACTAGCGTTGACCATCGATTTAGGTGAGACGGTGGATATCCATCCCCTGCGTAAAAAAGAGGTGGCACAACGTATTGCGCTCGACTTCGAACGACTTGTCTATGGCAAGAAGGTGCAATTGGCGCCAAAGGTGTTGAAGGCAGAGTCGCAGGACGGAAAAGTGGTGCTGACGCTCGACCAGAACATGCAACCTGGTGCGGTGAAGTATTTCGAATTGGCCGATGAAAAGGGCGTTTTTTGCAATGTAGAGGCAACGTTATCTGGTTCCCAGATTGTTATCACCTCTCCGTTCGCTGCTCCTAAGGCCGTGCGTTATGCCTGGAAGGATAATCCTTTGGGTGTCAATGCCTATGGCATCAACGGCTTGCCATTGTCGCCCTTTGAAATACGTTTGAAATAA
- a CDS encoding uracil-DNA glycosylase gives MNIQIEESWKRHLQGEFEKPYFAGLTEKVRQEYMAGTCYPPGKLIFNAFNLCPFDQVRVVIIGQDPYHEPGQAHGLSFSVQDGVAFPPSLINIFKEIQDDLGTPVPPTGNLTRWAEQGVLLLNATLTVRAHMANSHSTLGWQNFTDAAIKALATEREHLVYMLWGGFARSKAYMIDKQKNLVLESVHPSPLSANRGGWFGQHQFSRCNAYLQENGITPIVW, from the coding sequence ATGAATATACAGATAGAGGAGTCGTGGAAACGACATCTGCAAGGAGAGTTTGAGAAGCCCTATTTCGCAGGACTTACAGAAAAGGTACGACAGGAGTATATGGCAGGTACGTGTTATCCGCCAGGAAAACTGATTTTCAATGCCTTTAATCTCTGTCCGTTTGATCAGGTGAGGGTTGTCATCATCGGCCAAGACCCTTATCACGAGCCAGGACAGGCTCACGGATTGAGTTTCTCTGTGCAGGATGGTGTTGCGTTCCCTCCTTCTCTTATCAATATATTCAAGGAGATACAGGATGACCTCGGTACGCCTGTACCACCTACGGGAAACCTGACACGCTGGGCAGAACAGGGCGTGTTGTTGCTCAACGCTACATTGACCGTGCGTGCCCATATGGCAAATAGTCATAGCACACTGGGATGGCAGAACTTCACGGATGCGGCTATCAAGGCTCTGGCAACAGAGCGTGAGCATCTGGTCTATATGCTTTGGGGCGGTTTTGCTCGTTCAAAGGCCTATATGATTGATAAACAAAAGAATCTGGTCTTGGAGTCTGTGCATCCCTCTCCATTGAGTGCTAATCGTGGCGGCTGGTTCGGACAGCATCAGTTCTCTCGTTGCAATGCTTATCTCCAGGAAAACGGTATAACCCCAATCGTATGGTAA
- a CDS encoding endo-1,4-beta-xylanase, with protein sequence MNKNFKILTLCLAMMPMASMAQQGLKDAIGKYCLIGAAINQWQSDGQVPEADALTDKHFNCAVAENCMKPESLAPAEGIFDFRVADKFVSYCEQHKLKVIGHCLVWHSQAPDWWFTNGYAASPASKEVLKARLIKHIKTVVGHYKGQVLGWDVVNEAIEDNGSFRNSHYYRLLGEEFIEIAFRAAHEADPDAELYYNDYSMGQPAKREAVCKLVKKLKAKGLRIDGVGMQSHNGLDYPNLAEYEKSIDAFAACGVKVMITELDMNVLPNPEGFGGADIAQNFELQKRFNPYTEGLPAAKQKEVDQRWLDLFKIYYKHRDQISRINLWGVSDGGSWLNGWPIKGRTNYPLLFDRQYKEKPVINEIIKLYK encoded by the coding sequence ATGAATAAGAATTTTAAGATTTTGACGCTCTGTCTGGCCATGATGCCAATGGCATCAATGGCTCAGCAGGGTTTGAAAGACGCCATCGGAAAGTATTGTCTGATTGGTGCCGCTATCAACCAGTGGCAGAGCGACGGACAGGTTCCTGAGGCTGACGCTCTGACGGATAAGCACTTCAACTGTGCCGTAGCAGAAAACTGTATGAAACCTGAGTCACTGGCTCCTGCCGAAGGTATCTTCGACTTCCGTGTGGCAGATAAGTTCGTGAGCTATTGCGAACAGCACAAGCTGAAGGTCATCGGCCACTGTCTGGTGTGGCACTCACAAGCCCCCGACTGGTGGTTCACCAATGGTTATGCAGCCAGTCCCGCCTCCAAAGAGGTGCTGAAGGCACGCCTTATCAAGCACATCAAGACGGTGGTAGGTCACTACAAAGGACAGGTGCTGGGTTGGGACGTGGTGAATGAGGCTATCGAGGATAATGGTTCTTTCCGCAATTCACACTATTATCGTTTGCTGGGCGAGGAATTCATCGAGATAGCCTTCCGCGCCGCCCATGAGGCCGATCCCGATGCAGAACTTTATTACAACGACTATTCGATGGGACAACCCGCCAAGCGCGAGGCCGTATGTAAGTTGGTGAAGAAACTGAAAGCCAAGGGTCTGCGCATCGACGGCGTGGGCATGCAGAGCCACAATGGTCTGGATTATCCCAACCTGGCTGAATACGAGAAGAGTATCGACGCCTTTGCTGCCTGCGGCGTGAAGGTGATGATTACGGAACTCGATATGAACGTACTGCCCAACCCAGAGGGTTTCGGTGGTGCCGACATCGCACAGAACTTTGAGTTGCAGAAGCGTTTCAATCCCTATACAGAGGGACTGCCTGCTGCAAAGCAGAAGGAAGTGGACCAGCGCTGGCTTGATCTCTTCAAGATATACTATAAGCACCGCGACCAGATTTCCCGCATCAACCTGTGGGGTGTCAGCGATGGTGGTTCATGGCTCAATGGCTGGCCTATCAAGGGACGCACAAACTATCCCTTGCTCTTCGACCGCCAGTACAAGGAGAAACCAGTGATTAACGAAATCATCAAACTTTATAAAT
- the gpmI gene encoding 2,3-bisphosphoglycerate-independent phosphoglycerate mutase, whose amino-acid sequence MAKKALLMILDGWGIGKHGKGDVIFNTPTPYLDLLTATSAHSQLQASGEDVGLPDGQMGNSEVGHLNIGAGRIVYQDLVKINRACKDGSIVENPQVKAAYTYAKENNKKLHLMGLCSDGGVHSSLEHLFKLIEVGKHYGLKNQTFVHCFMDGRDTDPKSGKGFIEQVTKVCADNDAAIASIVGRFYAMDRDKRWERVKEGYDLIVNGTGKQATDMVKAVEESYADGVTDEFIKPIHNSTVNGCIEEGDVVIFINFRNDRAKELTIVLTQQDMPEQGMKTVPGLQYYCMTPYDASFTGVHILFPKENVENTLGEYLSQQGKKQLHTAETEKYAHVTFFFNGGREQPYEGEDRILVPSPKVATYDLKPEMSAYEVKDKLVAAINEAKYDFIVVNFANGDMVGHTGVYNAIAKAVWAVDNCVKDVIEAAKANDYEAIIIADHGNADNAINADGTPNTAHSLNPVPFIYVTNNNSATVKDGRLADVAPSILHIMGLEQPQDMTGENLICD is encoded by the coding sequence ATGGCAAAGAAAGCACTTTTGATGATTCTCGATGGATGGGGAATCGGTAAGCATGGTAAGGGTGATGTGATTTTCAATACTCCAACACCTTACCTTGATTTGTTGACAGCTACATCGGCTCACTCTCAGCTTCAGGCTTCTGGTGAGGATGTAGGTCTGCCTGACGGACAGATGGGTAACTCTGAGGTAGGACACCTCAATATCGGTGCCGGCCGCATCGTTTATCAGGACCTTGTGAAGATTAACCGTGCCTGCAAGGATGGTTCTATCGTAGAGAATCCTCAGGTGAAGGCCGCTTATACCTATGCCAAGGAGAACAATAAGAAACTGCACCTGATGGGTCTCTGCTCTGATGGTGGTGTACACTCTTCTTTGGAACACCTGTTCAAACTCATTGAGGTAGGTAAGCACTACGGTCTGAAGAACCAGACATTCGTTCACTGTTTCATGGACGGTCGTGATACAGACCCCAAGAGTGGTAAGGGCTTCATCGAGCAGGTTACTAAGGTTTGCGCCGACAACGACGCAGCTATCGCCTCTATCGTAGGTCGCTTCTATGCAATGGACCGTGATAAGCGTTGGGAGCGCGTGAAGGAAGGTTATGACCTGATTGTGAATGGCACTGGTAAGCAGGCTACCGACATGGTGAAGGCCGTAGAAGAGAGCTATGCTGACGGTGTTACTGACGAGTTCATCAAGCCTATCCACAACAGCACTGTGAATGGTTGTATTGAGGAGGGTGACGTGGTTATCTTCATCAACTTCCGTAACGACCGTGCCAAGGAGCTCACCATCGTATTAACCCAGCAGGATATGCCTGAGCAGGGTATGAAGACTGTTCCTGGTCTGCAGTACTACTGCATGACGCCATACGATGCCAGCTTTACTGGCGTACACATCCTCTTCCCCAAGGAGAATGTTGAGAATACACTGGGTGAATACCTCTCACAGCAGGGCAAGAAGCAGTTGCATACCGCTGAGACAGAGAAGTATGCCCACGTAACCTTCTTCTTCAATGGTGGTCGCGAGCAGCCCTACGAGGGTGAGGACCGTATTCTGGTTCCCTCTCCCAAGGTGGCTACCTACGACCTAAAGCCCGAGATGAGTGCTTATGAGGTAAAGGATAAGTTGGTGGCCGCCATCAATGAGGCAAAGTACGACTTCATCGTTGTAAATTTCGCTAATGGTGATATGGTGGGCCATACGGGTGTTTACAACGCTATCGCCAAGGCCGTATGGGCTGTTGACAACTGTGTGAAGGATGTGATTGAGGCTGCTAAGGCCAACGATTACGAGGCTATCATCATTGCCGACCATGGTAATGCCGACAACGCTATCAATGCCGATGGTACTCCTAACACCGCTCACTCACTGAATCCTGTGCCATTCATCTATGTAACCAATAATAATTCGGCTACCGTGAAGGATGGTCGCTTGGCAGACGTGGCTCCCTCTATCCTGCATATCATGGGACTGGAGCAGCCACAGGATATGACTGGTGAAAACCTGATTTGTGACTAA
- a CDS encoding DUF3109 family protein, which yields MVNKLPPILEVAGVLISSDILTEEFCCDLEVCKGACCIEGDAGAPVTLDEVMEIENHVEGVWSKLSASAQAVLDKQGVAYTDQEGDLVTSIVGGKDCVFTFYDDLTLTEGKTVGHCCLCALEKICKPISCALYPIREKTFSDGTVALNYHQWDICKCGREKGKALHLPVYQFLKGPLVRRFGEQWYQELCEVASDLKQQGYL from the coding sequence ATGGTAAACAAACTCCCCCCTATATTAGAAGTAGCAGGTGTACTCATCTCGTCGGATATCCTGACGGAAGAGTTCTGTTGTGACCTTGAAGTATGCAAGGGTGCCTGTTGTATCGAAGGCGATGCCGGTGCTCCCGTCACCCTTGACGAGGTGATGGAGATAGAGAATCATGTGGAAGGGGTATGGAGCAAGCTAAGTGCTTCTGCTCAGGCTGTGCTTGATAAGCAGGGCGTGGCCTATACTGATCAGGAAGGTGACCTGGTGACGAGTATCGTTGGAGGTAAGGACTGCGTGTTTACTTTCTATGATGACCTGACATTAACTGAAGGGAAAACCGTCGGACACTGTTGCCTCTGCGCTTTAGAGAAGATTTGCAAGCCCATCAGTTGTGCCTTGTATCCTATCCGCGAGAAGACATTCTCTGATGGTACTGTGGCCCTGAACTATCATCAATGGGATATCTGTAAGTGTGGACGTGAAAAAGGGAAGGCTCTTCACCTTCCCGTTTATCAGTTCTTAAAAGGTCCGCTGGTGCGCCGTTTTGGCGAGCAGTGGTATCAGGAACTCTGTGAAGTGGCTTCAGATTTGAAGCAGCAGGGTTACCTGTGA